TGGCTATGGAATTAGAATCAAGAACCTAGTGGCTTGGGGTGGGCTTATGGGCTCAGGGTATAACTACTTTGAAACTGACCACTCAGATATGTTCAGTGGCCATGGACCATGTTTGACTGGGCCGATCTGCAAAATGGTCTTGACTTCTGATGGTACAGGCCGACACTCCGCATGGTACTGTAGCTACGTGGAAGTCACCTCAACAGGAGACCACAAACAATGCAGTCAACAGCTGTTCAACGTGGATCAGTGGCTTAGCACCGATCGTTCGCCGTATCAGTTGACGGCCACAAGAAACAATTGTAGGCGTATGTCAGGTGACCAACAACCCATTGTTGTTGATGTAATTTAATTCGAGTTCATTGGGCTACTTACAAACTATATACTTATAGAATTTCTCTCCTTCTTTCTTTGTATCTCTCTTTTTCAATTATATACCAGTGTGTGGCAATTTTAGCATCAATCTAATGTTGTATAATCTGTGAAGCCCATTTAGGCCAAGGCCTGATGTGTACGCTCATGAATGCAACATTCTGGAAAATAAAGAATTCGTCctctcttttccttgttttttttaaaaCCTAATTTCATGTCTTACTGTTTCTTTATTCATCCAACCACCGATAGAAACAAAACATTGAgtacaaattaattttttttatgaaataaaagtagtttagtaaaatataaataagaaaCAGAGATAGAAAGAAGAAGTTTTTCAAAGAAGAAGTTTTTCACTTCTTCTGGTGTGTCTTTCCATTGCCATTTACACAGCCTTTTATAGGCACAAAAATGAGAAGACTTACTATTGTAAAATAGTGCATTGGATGGACATAAACTATGAGAATCCATCTATAAGCAATTCAACCACATGGGCATCCATAtctacaaactattcataacaattTTTGAGTTTTCTAGCTAGATAAAATAAATGAAGGAAATTGGATAAAATAAGTGAAGGAAATTGTATTCAGGTCACCCATGTGGATCAACCCAGATCCATGTCAAatgtatatagtatatataaGGGAGAGAGACACAACTGTTGGAAAAGTTCCTAAATAGTTTGTTCAcctgtaaaatggtacagttgaatttatacgcgatttctagataaatgaattaatttgattctaaaataaataaataattaaagaattatgcaatacttagccttaagaTATGGACGAATCAGCAGAAGCAACAATTCCAGGAACAAGATTTTCGggcacaaaaataaaaagaattgagAAATCAGAAGCTAAGATTGGATTGAGTTTTGTATAAAATATAGTATAAGTTTGCCAGAATAGTCGCTGCCCTCCTTACAATGACACccgagctcactatttatagctatgaagaAGGTCTTAGggtcgtgcccttctttaatgtcaattatgaggagtatagatgaagatgtaacggtgaatataaatacaaaagtttttgTAACGGGTAATTGCTCTTAATGCCATGAATATTCCCTATTTAATGCTACTGGAAGAAGagcatttatcatatttttatgAGCATTATTCTTTCTGGTGACAAACAAAATTATTGTCTTCAGTCATCCCCACGTCTTGGGTTCCACATGTCCTTTTCTTGGACAGTCACGTgccataacatattttacccaatacagatagtccccataTTTtctggtgacataactttgtgttaccggaaagttagtagaaacactcttttggcgggaattactataaatCCATCTGAAGGCtactgacggttgattagacgcatgtctctccatatttaatgccccgaacacgcgtctTCCCATGATTTAACACTTCTTtcgccgattatcgaggtaattccggccatgaatttagccgccaaaacttTTACTTATACGTATCAACTTCCACCCTTACACTTTATAACTTCCTTCATCTACTTTTGCATAttgtttcttcatctttttcctaATTCTCTTCAAACTAAAAACCCTTTCTTTCCTACAATGGCCTCTTCCTCAAAACGTACCGATTTCTcaaaaagcaagaacaaagcCGAGGACTTTGTTCCTCCAACAGTGGGTTCCATCATCCCTGGAAGTCTTATTACCacaaaagacttcgaagagaaatttcctACCGATAATTCTCGTACATGGGCCGTTAGCAGGTATCCTTCTTCAATACGTTCTTCGAGCATTCCTGCTGTGAGGGAGGACTGTCGCTGCCATGACTTAGAAATTATCGTTCCCGATCCATCGGAGTGAGTCAAccttcccaaggaaggttttacatatgTTAACacatatccctttactttgggtgcgatTTCTTTAGCAGAGAGATTGACTCCATGATTGCGGATTTTTGCCTCCGTTACCAGAtgtgtttggcacaagtaagtccttaTGTATGGAGAACGATTGCTTGTCTCCGGAGTTTGTGCCAGGAAACTGGGaagagctaaccttagctcaaatgatgaatctttattctcccaaaatcttccgcgggggaatgataaacctctgcAAGCATGGCCACCATGCCTTATTGTCTAgcgatgatgacaacgaccgtggatGGATGGAACGATTCGTTGCAATTGCCACCGACAATATCATTCCAGCAatggcttcatcctttccggtcGCTTGGAATCGCACTCGTAAGCTCTTTATTTAATAGTTCCTTTTACTAAAAAATCTTTAGTAGCCGTATTGATCTTCCATTCTTTGTCTGTTTCAGCAACTCGGTGGGTCCCACCGGTGATTGAAGGTTTGGACCGGTGGGCACAAAAGATCTTGTGGAAAGACTTGGCCCCTAAATACGAGTggaaggccaagaatcatggtaattcaaacttatctcatttcaatttttcatataaagaaCTTGATTGATCTCTTCTAACCTGTCtatgaaattaggtctacctgcgggcTCTGTTGCTGTTCCCGAGGAGGATGTCTTGGTTGATCCTACTGATgcagcgaggctgcttcaggaggcgCTTACTCGAACAGGTAGCTCCGGGCCTGCTTTGAGAGCAAATGCTTCTTTTCGGAGTACCCAGCTAGAAgataaacaacaaaagagaagacGGTCCTCTGCAgccggggaaaagaataaaagggcGAAGATTGATGCCCCTGAGTCATCTTCGGTATTGATGTTGACTGGACCTCCTTccgggccggtcatagacaccgtgatgatcgatgatgatggagaagctagtgatgagggatcttctctacatagaagatgacgatcctcatcatctcaacaagATGCTTACCTGTTGAGAGGGCTACACCAACCGAGGACAATGTCtcggcactttggggagaatTTGATTTAGTAGATACTGTCGACTCCCATTTTCGAGCCCCAATTGCTGTGTCTGATACAACTTTCTATACCGGCCAGTGGAGCTTGCTAGTTATCTGAAGCCTTTAGTAGATAATGCAGAACAGAACTGGAAGCCAAAGCCACTGAAGATATTGTATTGGAAGGTCGTTTGCGGCAGAGCGAGCAAGAAGTAGTAACCCTTAGACAAGAAATTAGCCCtctgagggttagatttgacgaagccaaggccaaatgggttgaagtccataACGTAGTTCTTGCTGCAATCGAACgtgaggctgcctccgctgaaagagtgATTACCTTAGAGGCAACCTTGAACTCCAATATTGAAGAGCTTGTTATTGTGGGGCAAAACACGCCCAACTAGAAGAGAAGTACATGAAAATTATcaagcataataggctctttagttcaactgtaTGTGTCCTTGATGTCAGCCTCAAATATGCTACATCTGCCTAGGAAAATCTTTCGGTCGAGGTaactcaactcaaagaagaactcaagcggtGAGccgcttccctcattgttgaaaaaacttatgccatgtacagcatgaggagaaaaactttggaagaggccaaagctggtgtcattgactttgatgctgaAATTGCAAAGGCCCGcgagcttgagttagctgctaaaagTGGACTCCCATCAAGGTTTGATGCACCTGGTCCTTCTGGTTCTTGTTCAGAGATTATGAGAACTGAAGAAAAATCAGAGGATGATGATGTCGAAGAGAAAACTGATAAAAATGTTGAGCCATCGATGGGTCCGTCTACTTCCTTTCGGGGGCGcagacacttctcttcctcctggttccAGAGACAATGcaatttagcttttcttttcttttccagttCTTGTATCTATGCCATTTTGTCATGTTTTCATTAATAAAAACATCTTTTCCTCAAGTATTGTCTGAGTCTTCTCATTGTTAGAATATGCAAGCCTTTAATCTTTGCATTTTCTTTAAGAATTTTGCGCAGATTCTTTTGCATCTTACTACGTGAAACCTTTAGGTGTATTCTCCCCGAAAGCATTTTTTGTTCCGGGCATCAGCCCTTTTCCGTGAGGGCTCtgataagtatttgcgcaagtttactttttgAGTCCTTTTCGTATGCGGCTTCGGGTGGATTTTTCCCCGATGGCAttttcgattccgggcataaattctttcggaaccaaccctttaacaacagggtttttataagagagggccctcttatgtttattgttctcttgaagaggacgtctccagTTCATTACGgaactaacatttgaagtacttgtttaacgtTCAAATGATAAAgttaattcatcgttcagacaagaaacaagataaaaacaaaaggatttcattttattccctctatttttaaaaactacataagcatttgctatgttgaaaagaaattgccattacttgtggctaacttgcACAACTAGTTTCTACGGGGCTGTTCgtgcagtccccggtcccgatgacgtaattatatttcctagtttTTGTTCCCGGTCGACGTGGCAGTCAGTATTGctgtatcctcatatcattcccccagtgtttgaatgcgaataatgcgaattggaacactggaattTGTGCTCGTGTGTGATCAGATAAACTTTGCTCAAtggcaaacttaacttcccggtgaGAATTTGCTACAGAGCAAAAAATTATCTAACCATCCCCGAGTGGATCTCTGCTTGTGTGTCTTGCTATTAAAGGCCTTATTGTTTCTGTCTTCATAGTGTGCTTTctgttgctgcctcattaaaaaccttgctagaaaaactcaattgggacaaaaactgaatgaagggaaaaagagtgcagcacatactttctgaTCGGataatgttcatcagcaataatatcttttgaggtgtgccacgttccaatTGCTGGGCAACGTTTCTCCATTTTTGTTTTCCAACTTGTATGAATCTTTTTCGGTGATAGCTGAGACCCGGTAGGGGCCTTCTCACATTGGACTTAGCTTCCCCGCATTGAGCTCCCGGGTATTGTGAGTTACTTTATTTAGGACCAAGTcacctactttgaaataacggaggttggctcttcgattataataccgctCCGTTCTTTGCTTTTGAGCTACCATTCTTACATATGCCAATTCCCTGCGTTCATcgagcctctgagggcatcccgtcatatcatctcggcctctgtgggcgaaatcgtcaacgtataccaactgatcaggtgctgttgcgtatataacgccataacctttccccatatcccatatatttataatatacgggtatataacgccatctggtggtcaatatacatgtataaataaatgcaatgcattaaaagtaagtcaataagatctgtCGGGatatcataagatcaatatgccttcgattAGTATCATGAAAtcaactttatcaacttatgtattttctgagacccatgaacagacgatataataataggacacatggggaatcaagaacataggcacccctagtacatttatgaatatagtcatttatgaaagttgcacatttgctcgtttcgtttgtatcacatagatcatgccaaaaggaaagaagggataaccttaacatacctggtcttaacccactcgctcaAGAGCTCAACTCGTATCCACTTCGCGAACTATGCAATAACAAGAATAATACTATTGTCAACCATATGAACAATTCTCTTAATCGCATAACGGAAGATAACCTATCCTACAATGAAATGGATATGATTTCTGCTGTTCTTATCATTCCCTCAAGCCTACCATAGTCAAGGTAATACAACAACCCTACTAGCAACTCCCACAACAAGTTTTACAACCCAAACTATGATACAACGAGTGGCAAGCTCGGCTACGATTATCAAACATACTTCTTCAATATTTCTTTCCTTCAAAACACATATCAATGACAACTACAACTATATATCCAAGTTACTCCAATGATTTCCAGCCACAACACAACTTCAAACATTACCGAATAGCCGACACAATAACAACAACGTCAAAATGTAATTTTCTGCTATTAATTCCATAACTCTCATTCCACAATTTAGCCATGACCTAGACGAATTTAAATATACTAAGGAGAGGAAAATTATTACCTTATTTTCCAAGAAATACTCTTATTACATCTTACTTCACATCAAAGAAAGCCCGGATTAACCAACTCGCCAAAATGGAACAACTAGATCGAGGCGGTTGACAAAACCAATATATTGTCTTTGAGTAAGATTACACTTTGCTTTCATGAAATTTTGAGCTCATGTTGCTGAAAATCATCTCAAATTAACGTTCTTTGCTGCTACACTATGTTGAACCtattgtaacaccccgaaaactTTTGAAGTATTTTAGTGTAAAGTCCAGTAAATTtcgcaagtgaattcaaggtttcgtaGTGCCGGAGTAGGCTTGCGTGTTTGAGGATGGTATAAgatcttcgcggcgagcttgctcaccgcggttcggactttttgggttgaacaatgcaccggaaagtaaaggaaaatattttggcaaaaaagcgcgtttatgcggtccattatgcgaccgcataataactctgcgggccgcataatggccgcagaagtgagcaggataAGGCCAGTCTGGGGGCAATTTTGCGGTCGGCTATACggccgcataactgttatgcggtgcattatgcgatcgcataacagttatgcggaccgcatacacgGGCAGAATTTTTGATCGTTTTGGTctgtaattatgcgaccgatatgcggtctaCATATCCATTATGAGGTCGCAtatacgaccgcagaacctgttccggagctccatttttgggtttttaaaacccgaccctacttcgttaaatacacgctttgggtcatttttgagcaaaaatctgatgttttagagagaaaggagagtgttttagagagaggaaaaccctaggctaattattcattaagtcttgctcaaatcttggaatattaacaaggaaaacccacaagttcttcatctaagaggtaaggttccataccctagttttcaatttcgaatttgggtagaagatggttgattagaagtatgattcatgggtatgagattattatttatacatgtatgtaccaataagaattgtggaaagattgttgaactgaaataagtaaggattgggttgtggagtgaagaaaatcttgtagaataaccttgtagttaaattttcacacctagtgtctgataaaatgctcaaatgagtcgagaccatgaatatcttcctaattatggttcaattttgttatgtctcaaaatagatcgggattgctaagaattccggatcattctagagttaaggaagctcgattgaggtatgttggctaaactttctctcttggaatcgaaTTCCATATTATTTtcgtaagtttcaaagtatgggttacatattaaaaggttatggctttgagtcgtgtttcaataaaagatagtatgccaaattgggtgagaaaatctcaatatttttaagactcttaattgctcatatgtgtacctaaagtcttgatttggaaatgtcttattgttgataatctataaagatggttggaactgaaataagttaattggggatatagagtgtggccaacgtgccaagaatgtaAGTTATGATTATGTCTAGTaatgcaaatgatttgagaaaaTGCGATAAAGAatgtgaaatgagcctcgactcaattgtttaaaaatgactacgaagatagaattgtctaaaaacttttgtactaaattcatgcccattagtggctgctttaactaatgctttgatttataaatatatccagtgtgattcaaGTTCTATATACTTATGTGttaaaattgtacattgtcatttctggggaagagtattgcaagagtaaatggtgtattgactgtttatgatttttcatgtgtgtttctattgttggttggtatgcctcattctttgggaagaaaccatttgtctttgaagtttccatttcaaatggatttgaagtatatgatttctgaaatatcctatatgttgatacttgatggtgatctttgaaattgaaagaggtgaaagtgtggaatatgaaatacggccatcgtgccaggaataaagaatcttgtgaatggcctaatgagccaaggaaatattatcgttgtgaatgactggaaatactaatgagaattcatacaatgtgaaagatgttgaggtgagtacaattgtatttatgatatttctatttacaaatcaaatcaaaactatttttgggagcatcattagcaataccgaggaagggtgggtcataaggcccacacctgaaactacacgtgccggtgtaggggtggattgagattattccccttatttgggatgaaattggaacttttggaaattgtgatattattcctcttaattgggatgaaactggaacctttgtggattgaaaaagtcaacccacacggcatatgtggaaAGGCGGCCTAGTTGATTGGGTGGAGATCAaacgccatattgcgcatatggtggtactactcttggtaacaactttcttttgcatcacatgtcaaaccacattgttcgtgggaagtggcctagccgatcgggcgtgatcggactccatgctaacaaagacggtgctATATCGGtgttaatgatctcccaaccaaaattgtatatgaagttcgtagtTTGAAAAGTATTATGTTTTAAatgaacatttggatattgttgattatgacttgttgtttctatgtgttgccttttatCATATGggcattttattttgaaagaggacttttagctatacatactagtgctattcgacagtactaacatcccttttgccaggggcgctgcatctttaatggatgcaaatggttcttcagcaggcggcattgatcagtgatagtagtgCACTATTTTCAACTGATTTAgtaagccccacttcatttcggggtcatgtatcttttgtttctcatgtacagtgttttgaggtatagtcggggccttgttgccggcatttccatattactcttttattgtatttagaggctccgtagacaggttgtgggttatggttgatgttgggaattgaactagaaatgttggtacttggaaattatgtttttattaattctataaactcgtaatattttggaaattatgaataaagctactaatgggaatgaaaagagagttgttaataaaatattttcagtgattgattaatggagtacatctcttttttattcatggatgagtttggatagaagtaagtttaataggcttgctcggccgggttctctcggttgagcgccggtcgcgctccctgagtttggggcgtgacacctaTCTATTCTTCAATTTCATTCTCAAATCAAGTGAAACAAGAGACATAATTGTAACCTTTTTCCATTTACACATGTCCTCCTTAGCTTCTCTCTTGAGACATTGAGTTTAATAGTGCCACCACCACTTATGGGTGTAGATTAGTCACTAATGTTGTTGCCACCATGTGACATGTGGAATGTTATCCACTACACCAACTATATACTCAATAATTCAATTAAATTAGTCTTCCACTATAATTTTCCATTTAACTAATTACACACATAATTAATTTCTAAATCTCATTTCACttaaatactaatcacttttaacatactttatatatcTTACTTACATGGTCACATGGTATATTGTAttgcactagtccataaatacggggtattatagcttggaccattTTTTCATCCCAaaatgacaaacttcgacgaaactcattttattCAATTCATTTACCCTCtgaccttcacgaatttacttatcacttgttataaatagcataaatacttataatcccaTAAATAAGCTTATCCTTGAacttatgtcaattatcttacgacaaatccaacgttccaaagtacgggatgtaacaggttgactagggataacaacattggttggcaatagaatgctcaaacgggccaaggagagcctacaatcacttatcaaaccaagcaaaacttatGATTTTTCCTTGAAACATATTCGGGGAAAGTTCTATACCTTTCGTGCAGATACTTGGACTAGTaattcatctcacccctcacgcaactagattctaaaagaggatagagttgagggcccacaatgaccacattcaagtttaaagatcactatggtcctattaaaccactcgatgattgctaaAGTTaactcaagagtcacaaagtcactaactagagctatttctttcaaaatccttgtttctaaccataagcacgtagttaagtgtgttggtaccaattgaagcatggttgactcttcgagcatgacttaattaggtctttttatacattactactactattattaccgaAACACAAAAacggactcattcccttaagaaggttgtcacgccatccatcgtttgAACgtgtcacccggttcacacaacaactacctttgaaaagaaccgtagcattaagaaaaccaaaggcttattatctactaaagcataaaaaaatctacaaaaaaacaaaaactaatatggaaaagataaagaagctaataaggaaaaacaaagataaagaagctaatgagcaaaactactaaagatagaatgaatatacatagtaagagagagagagaagatagataaatacaaataagaaaaataaaaagtatcatcaaattattacaggccaaatgtatcaaagtgtaccaaatgtgtcaaataaactccacctccctcccccccccccgaataaaagtaagcattatccccaatgcttagaaaaataagagtaaaagaggaaagggtgaagaaaactccctatggctccttggatATCTCGGTATCCCCAGAAATGTCATCGCCCTCCGGATCAACCAATTGGATATCGTCATCCTCGACTCTAGGTGGGGCTGGGTTGGCGAACATCTCACGCACTGCCTCAGTAGTGTcggcagcaaggtctggctcttcagactggctagcTGGTGCTACTGGTGCATATGGGGCTGAAGGATCTGGGAAAGACTGGTGCACGTCAAGTAGCATGTCAAAGGGAAGGTCTCCTGCTGTGGCAATTTTGTGCACTTCTCTCCGGAGCTTATCCACTGTCTTCTTGCTGGcctgggactttctcatcttctttacttcctttcccagCTGTTCAATCACCGACCCGTGTTGTACCAAGGTGCTCATGATTGTCTTCTGGGTCTCCAAAATCTTCTTTAGGGTCTCAT
The sequence above is drawn from the Nicotiana tabacum cultivar K326 chromosome 13, ASM71507v2, whole genome shotgun sequence genome and encodes:
- the LOC107815746 gene encoding PLAT domain-containing protein 3, which gives rise to MGVAYQVNQFWFPLIILLLSITISSISGAEPNCVYTAYIRTGPFMEDATDSKISLTLYDASGYGIRIKNLVAWGGLMGSGYNYFETDHSDMFSGHGPCLTGPICKMVLTSDGTGRHSAWYCSYVEVTSTGDHKQCSQQLFNVDQWLSTDRSPYQLTATRNNCRRMSGDQQPIVVDVI